Proteins co-encoded in one Jeotgalibacillus malaysiensis genomic window:
- a CDS encoding cobW/P47K subfamily GTPase, producing MKIPVTVLSGYLGAGKTTLLNHILHSTQDLRAAVIVNDMSEVNIDGGQLKKGYFSRTDETLVEMQNGCICCTLREDLMIEVKRLAEIGEIDYIVIESTGISEPIPVAQTFV from the coding sequence ATGAAAATACCAGTTACGGTTTTGAGTGGTTATTTAGGTGCGGGTAAGACGACTTTGTTGAATCATATTTTACATAGTACGCAGGATTTAAGAGCGGCTGTGATTGTGAATGATATGAGTGAAGTGAATATTGATGGCGGTCAGCTGAAGAAGGGTTATTTTTCGCGAACGGATGAGACGCTGGTTGAGATGCAGAACGGCTGTATTTGCTGTACGTTGCGTGAGGACTTGATGATTGAAGTGAAGCGGCTGGCTGAGATTGGGGAAATTGACTATATTGTAATTGAATCAACGGGAATTTCTGAGCCAATCCCTGTTGCACAGACATTTGTGTAG
- a CDS encoding 4-hydroxytetrahydrobiopterin dehydratase produces MVTVVDALRFADDLESGETLLDRKQTEDEQDERDVSDLLIDQVEFADVIILNKIDLVSAEAADAIKVLLKTLNPEAKILTASYGQIDPLDILNTKAFDFEKASQGAGWIKELNEEHIPETEEYGITSFLYKRQHPFHPKRFYEFLSELPEEIVRSKGFFWLATKEQSAGLVSQAGKSIQLQSAGTWVAALTEEEQQQTLKDEPELSSRWHPEWGDRLNELVFIGIGLDQEAITRELDQCLLTEEELKSDWRKLEDPFPDFSGR; encoded by the coding sequence ATGGTGACGGTTGTTGATGCGCTAAGATTTGCAGATGATCTTGAGAGCGGTGAGACATTGCTTGACCGCAAACAGACAGAGGATGAGCAGGATGAGCGTGACGTGTCTGATCTGCTGATTGATCAGGTTGAATTTGCTGATGTCATTATTCTAAATAAAATAGATCTCGTTTCTGCTGAGGCTGCGGATGCGATCAAGGTGCTGCTGAAGACATTGAATCCTGAAGCAAAGATCCTGACAGCTTCTTACGGTCAGATAGATCCGCTGGATATTTTAAATACTAAGGCTTTTGATTTTGAGAAAGCGAGTCAGGGTGCGGGATGGATTAAAGAGTTGAATGAAGAGCATATTCCTGAAACAGAAGAATATGGCATCACATCTTTCCTTTATAAAAGGCAGCATCCATTTCATCCGAAAAGGTTTTATGAATTCCTGAGTGAACTTCCTGAGGAAATTGTGCGTTCTAAAGGATTTTTCTGGCTTGCAACGAAAGAACAGTCTGCAGGTCTGGTTTCTCAGGCGGGAAAATCCATTCAGCTGCAGTCTGCGGGAACATGGGTGGCTGCTTTAACGGAAGAAGAACAACAGCAAACGCTAAAAGATGAGCCTGAGCTAAGCAGTCGCTGGCATCCTGAATGGGGCGACAGATTGAATGAACTTGTGTTTATTGGCATAGGACTTGATCAGGAAGCCATCACTAGAGAGCTTGATCAATGTCTGTTAACTGAAGAAGAGTTGAAATCTGATTGGCGTAAATTAGAGGATCCGTTTCCAGATTTTTCGGGGAGGTAG
- a CDS encoding ABC transporter ATP-binding protein → MLQLNDIYKVFNEGTPDEKVAIDDITLDVKKGDFITIIGSNGAGKSTLFNIIAGKMYPDLGEVLIGDQNVTGLPEYKRARRIGRVFQDPMAGTSPTLTIEENLSIAYSRVKPRTLRLGVTAKRRTFFKEQLETLGLGLEDRLRAKVGLLSGGERQALSLLMATFTKPDLLLLDEHTAALDPSRAALITRLTKEIVEREQLTTIMITHNMQQAVDLGNRILMMDKGKIIFEEEGARKKHLTVTDLLNEFGKMKGTELSDRTLLGV, encoded by the coding sequence ATGCTTCAGCTAAATGACATTTACAAAGTGTTTAATGAAGGAACGCCGGATGAAAAAGTGGCGATTGATGATATTACACTTGATGTGAAAAAGGGTGACTTCATTACGATTATCGGCAGTAACGGGGCCGGGAAATCCACTCTATTTAACATCATTGCGGGTAAAATGTATCCTGACCTGGGTGAGGTACTAATTGGTGATCAAAACGTAACCGGGCTCCCAGAATACAAGCGTGCCCGCCGCATCGGCCGCGTCTTCCAGGACCCAATGGCAGGAACTTCACCGACCCTGACGATCGAAGAGAACCTTTCAATTGCATACAGCCGAGTGAAGCCGCGCACGTTACGTCTTGGTGTAACGGCGAAGCGCAGAACATTTTTTAAAGAGCAGCTTGAAACACTCGGCCTTGGACTTGAAGACCGCCTGCGTGCAAAAGTCGGATTACTCTCAGGTGGAGAACGACAGGCACTGTCACTGCTAATGGCCACATTTACAAAACCTGACCTTCTTTTACTTGATGAGCACACAGCAGCACTCGATCCTTCAAGAGCAGCACTCATCACGCGGCTAACGAAGGAAATCGTCGAACGCGAACAGCTCACGACCATCATGATCACCCACAACATGCAGCAAGCCGTCGACCTTGGGAATCGCATTTTGATGATGGATAAAGGGAAAATCATTTTTGAAGAGGAAGGTGCACGGAAGAAGCATCTGACTGTGACAGATCTGTTGAATGAGTTTGGAAAGATGAAAGGGACGGAGTTGTCGGATCGGACGTTGCTTGGGGTCTAG
- a CDS encoding ABC transporter permease, which translates to MSIFTSVEVGLMFALMALGVYLSFRILDFPDLTVDGSFVTGAAVAAIMLVSGVNPLMAVAAAFAAGFIAGTITGLLHTVGGINPLLSGILMMIALYSINLRIMGAPNVSLLAQDHLFTWIRQGIGGTWSIMIVMVAFVLLVKILLDFFLKTEFGLALRAVGDNHLMITSFSGNIHFYKVFGLGLSNGLVAIAGALVAQYSGFADVNAGIGMIVIGLASVIIGEAIFGKKTIIRTTLAVIVGAIIYRIIVALALRVEFLETGDLKLITAIIVILALVLPKAIAKQKETMRKRQRRLRLSAQKGA; encoded by the coding sequence TCTATTTATCTTTTAGAATTCTCGACTTTCCCGATCTGACAGTGGACGGGAGTTTCGTCACCGGCGCAGCGGTCGCGGCGATCATGCTTGTAAGTGGTGTGAATCCTCTGATGGCGGTCGCAGCAGCATTTGCAGCAGGCTTTATTGCCGGTACGATTACAGGACTGCTTCATACAGTCGGAGGCATCAATCCGCTTTTATCAGGAATCCTGATGATGATTGCGCTCTATTCAATCAACCTGCGCATCATGGGCGCCCCAAACGTTTCACTGCTTGCCCAGGATCACCTGTTTACCTGGATCCGTCAGGGCATCGGCGGCACGTGGTCCATCATGATTGTCATGGTTGCATTCGTACTTTTAGTGAAAATCCTGCTTGATTTCTTTTTAAAAACAGAGTTTGGTCTTGCGCTGAGAGCGGTTGGTGATAATCACCTAATGATTACTTCATTCTCTGGCAATATTCACTTTTATAAAGTGTTCGGACTTGGGCTTTCAAACGGATTAGTCGCAATTGCAGGCGCACTGGTTGCGCAGTACAGCGGATTTGCTGACGTAAATGCGGGGATCGGAATGATCGTCATTGGCCTTGCATCAGTGATTATTGGTGAAGCGATTTTCGGTAAAAAGACGATTATCCGCACAACATTAGCTGTGATTGTCGGCGCCATTATTTACAGAATCATTGTCGCGCTGGCACTGCGTGTAGAATTCCTTGAGACAGGCGACCTGAAGCTGATCACAGCCATCATCGTGATTCTCGCACTCGTCCTGCCAAAAGCGATTGCCAAACAAAAAGAAACGATGCGAAAACGCCAGCGCCGCCTACGACTCAGCGCGCAGAAAGGAGCCTGA